A single genomic interval of Antechinus flavipes isolate AdamAnt ecotype Samford, QLD, Australia chromosome 1, AdamAnt_v2, whole genome shotgun sequence harbors:
- the TFPI2 gene encoding tissue factor pathway inhibitor 2, with protein MLTFLLLLSSAGLLRPTVGDLLPQPKDVAPARCLLPPDAGPCRALVPSFYYDRHLQSCRSFIFGGCEGNDNNFDTQEDCEQACGWIPRVPKICRLEVSGTEFVGDQELYFFNLSSMACERLLFGGADGNHNRFPDAATCKSFCAPAKIPAFCYSPLDPGSCSADVPRYYFNWESKRCKPFSYSGCGGNENNFVSRRACSKVCAKALKKKLKKVSKLGFVNRKMRTYKKLQ; from the exons ATGCTCACCTTCCTGCTGCTGCTATCCTCAGCCGGGCTCCTGAGGCCGACGGTCGGGGATCTTCTGCCCCAGCCCAAAG ACGTGGCCCCGGCGCGCTGCCTGCTGCCCCCCGATGCCGGGCCCTGCCGAGCCCTCGTGCCCAGCTTCTACTACGACCGCCACCTGCAGAGCTGTCGCTCCTTCATCTTTGGGGGCTGCGAGGGCAACGACAATAACTTCGACACGCAGGAGGACTGTGAGCAGGCGTGCGGCTGGATTCCGA GAGTCCCCAAAATCTGCCGGCTGGAAGTCAGTGGGACCGAGTTTGTGGGGGACCAGGAGCTGTATTTCTTCAACCTCAGTTCCATGGCCTGTGAGAGGCTGCTGTTCGGGGGGGCTGACGGCAATCACAACCGCTTCCCGGATGCTGCCACATGCAAGAGCTTCTGTGCTCCTGCGAAAA TCCCCGCCTTCTGCTACAGCCCTCTGGATCCCGGCTCTTGTTCAGCAGATGTGCCCCGCTACTATTTTAACTGGGAAAGCAAACGCTGCAAGCCCTTCTCCTACAGCGGCTGCGGGGGCAACGAAAACAACTTTGTCTCCCGGAGGGCCTGCTCCAAAGTCTGTGCGAAAG CCCTGAAGAAAAAGCTGAAGAAGGTCTCCAAACTGGGCTTTGTCAATAGGAAGATGAGAACGTACAAGAAGCTGCAGTGA